From the Musa acuminata AAA Group cultivar baxijiao chromosome BXJ1-2, Cavendish_Baxijiao_AAA, whole genome shotgun sequence genome, one window contains:
- the LOC103973359 gene encoding COBRA-like protein 1 gives MDLSSSISTVRRHTSKIAPLASTPVLFILLSSLASTAEAYDPLDPNGNITIKWDVMQWAPDGYVAVVTIFNFQQYRHIQAPGWMLGWTWAKKEVIWSMVGGQATEQGDCSRFKGNIPHCCKKDPSVVDLLPGTPYNMQIANCCKGGIISSWIQDPANAASSFQISVGAAGTTNKTVRVPKNFTLKSPGPGYTCGAAKIVKPSRFVSQDGRRTTQALMTWNVTCTYSQFLAQKTPTCCVSLSSFYNDTIVNCPTCSCGCQNNITQPGSCVEGDSPYLASAINGPGKRSFTPLVQCTSHMCPIRVHWHIKLNYREYWRVKIAITNFNYRMNYTQWNLVIQHPNFDNLTQIFSFNYNSLTPYGGINDTAMLWGIKYYNDLLMQAGPSGNVQSELLFQKDPSAFTFQKGWAFPRRIYFNGDNCVMPPPDAYPRLPNDSPQLKGSLCLPVIILWATLTWLLIYVQ, from the exons ATGGACCTGAGCTCCTCCATCTCCACAGTTAGGAGACACACGTCAAAGATTGCACCTTTGGCTTCTACCCCGGTGTTGTTTATACTCCTCTCGTCCCTCGCTTCGACGGCAG AAGCTTACGATCCGCTAGACCCGAATGGGAACATAACAATCAAATGGGATGTTATGCAGTGGGCGCCAGACGGCTATGTT GCCGTCGTTACAATATTCAATTTCCAGCAATATCGCCACATCCAGGCGCCTGGGTGGATGCTCGGATGGACATGGGCAAAGAAGGAGGTGATCTGGTCTATGGTAGGAGGGCAAGCTACCGAGCAGGGTGATTGCTCAAGGTTTAAAGGGAACATTCCACATTGCTGTAAGAAGGATCCATCCGTTGTTGATCTGCTTCCTGGAACTCCATACAACATGCAAATTGCCAACTGCTGCAAGGGGGGCATAATTAGTTCGTGGATTCAGGATCCCGCCAATGCCGCAAGTTCATTCCAGATCAGTGTGGGTGCAGCAGGCACAACCAACAAGACTGTCCGTGTGCCCAAAAACTTCACTCTGAAGTCTCCCGGCCCCGGGTATACATGTGGAGCTGCAAAGATTGTAAAACCTAGTAGGTTTGTCTCGCAAGATGGAAGAAGAACCACCCAAGCTCTGA TGACATGGAACGTTACATGTACATACTCCCAGTTTCTTGCTCAGAAGACACCTACATGCTGTGTATCGCTTTCATCCTTTTACAATGATACGATTGTCAATTGCCCAACATGCTCCTGTGGATGCCAGAATAACATAACCCAACCGGGTAGCTGCGTGGA GGGAGATTCGCCGTATTTAGCTTCTGCAATCAACGGTCCTGGAAAAAGAAGTTTTACACCTTTGGTCCAGTGCACATCACATATGTGCCCAATAAGAGTGCACTGGCACATCAAACTTAACTACAGGGAGTATTGGCGCGTAAAGATTGCAATAACAAATTTCAATTACCGCATGAATTACACACAGTGGAACCTCGTCATCCAGCATCCCAACTTTGACAATCTCACTCAAATCTTCAGTTTCAATTACAATTCACTGACCCCATATGGAGGCATAA ATGATACTGCAATGCTTTGGGGCATCAAATACTACAATGACTTGCTGATGCAGGCAGGACCCTCTGGAAATGTACAATCAGAACTTCTGTTCCAAAAGGATCCATCAGCCTTCACCTTCCAGAAAGGATGGGCTTTTCCGAGGCGAATATATTTCAACGGCGATAACTGTGTCATGCCGCCTCCAGATGCATATCCAAGGCTACCAAACGACAGCCCTCAACTCAAAGGGTCTTTATGTCTTCCGGTGATCATTCTTTGGGCCACTTTGACTTGGTTGCTGATTTATGTTCAATAG